GATGTCGCCAAAGAAAAATGACTCCCTCTTGAGCTCCATGAACAGCTTCATTGGCGCAGTGAACAACATGGACCAGACTGTCATGGTGCCCAGCCTGCTGAGGGACGTCCCGTTGGACCAGCACACGGCGATGAACCCACATGTGGAAGAGGGCGACGGTGACATGTGCGCTTACTACCACCTGCTCAAGTCCTTGCGCGTCCACATGGAATGGGGATTCTGGGTTACGGAGGGCACCAGGCGGACCCGTCTAAACTCTGCTCCGCCATCTTTGGCTCCGTCGTCCGAGGAGAAGGAAAAGGAGAAGGAGGAAGATGGTGGCGATGATGATGGCAGCTTGCAGAATCGGTTCCAGTACCACCTCAGCGGCCTCCAGGGGGTGCTGTCCAAGCTCACAGTGCAAGCTAATGCGCTAACCAGTTTCTACAAGCAAAGGGTTGGTGTCTAAGATGAGTCTACgcaaaaaaagatggaatttTGAAACTACTGCATGGaggaagttgatttttttttttacatggtgtCGGTCCATTTTATAGCCACCGTACCACACTCTGCACTTGGAAGATTTTCAGCACAAAACTTTTTGCTCCGGCACCAATTGGGAATTTCCAATAATATTAGGTCACAGTgttcttttaaatgaattgagtCACTATTAACTTGTATTAAATTGAAACTTGTCTTTAAACTgatatttttgttgtaaaattaaaaattgattttaataAACGTACAAATATTTCGTGGACTGACTTTTTCCATTGCACAGGTACCACTCTTGTCATATAAAATAGAGTTTCTCTAACAAATTCTAAAATGCAAAGTATGCACATTGTCCAAATAGGCCatctaaatg
Above is a window of Stigmatopora nigra isolate UIUO_SnigA chromosome 11, RoL_Snig_1.1, whole genome shotgun sequence DNA encoding:
- the LOC144204716 gene encoding mid1-interacting protein 1A-like, with the protein product MSPKKNDSLLSSMNSFIGAVNNMDQTVMVPSLLRDVPLDQHTAMNPHVEEGDGDMCAYYHLLKSLRVHMEWGFWVTEGTRRTRLNSAPPSLAPSSEEKEKEKEEDGGDDDGSLQNRFQYHLSGLQGVLSKLTVQANALTSFYKQRVGV